One Dictyostelium discoideum AX4 chromosome 3 chromosome, whole genome shotgun sequence genomic region harbors:
- a CDS encoding cysteine desulfurase, mitochondrial precursor: protein MNRSILKFVKNGIISSSSRINNNGFINKNNNNRWFATLPQPNRGIAGEKQPIYLDMQSTTPIDPRVLDAMLPLYTENYGNPHSKTHAYGWTSNDLVEDAREKVSKIIGADSKEIIFTSGATESGNIAIKGVARFYKEKKNHIITTVTEHKCILDSCRHLEMEGFKVTYLPVGENGLVDLELLKNTITPQTSLVTIMAVNNEIGVVQPIKEIGKICRENGVFFHTDAAQAVGKIPIDVNDMNIDLLSISGHKIYGPKGVGALFVRRRPRVRIEPITTGGGQERGIRSGTVPSTLAVGLGAACDIALKEMNHDAAWVKYLYDRLLKGITDNIPNVKVNGDLNARYYGNLNISFSYVEGESLLMAIKDVACSSGSACTSSSLEPSYVLRSLGVEEDMAHSSIRFGIGRFTTEQEIDYTIEILKKNVQRLRDMSPLWEMVQEGIDIKTIEWSQI, encoded by the exons atgaatagatcaattttaaaatttgttaaaaatggtattatatcatcatcatcaagaataaataataatggttttataaataagaataataacaatagatGGTTTGCAACTTTACCACAACCAAATAGAGGTATTGCTGGTGAAAAACAACCAATTTATTTGGATATGCAATCAACAACTCCAATCGACCCAAGAGTTTTGGATGCAATGTTACCATTATATACTGAAAATTATGGTAATCCACATTCAAAAACACATGCATATGGTTGGacttcaaatgatttagttGAAGATGCAAGAGAA aaagtttcaaaaattattggtgcagattcaaaagaaattatatttacaaGTGGAGCAACAGAATCAGGTAATATTGCAATTAAAGGTGTAGCAAGATTttataaagaaaagaaaaaccaTATTATTACAACAGTTACAGAACACAAGTGTATATTAGATTCATGTAGACATTTAGAGATGGAGGGATTTAAAGTGACTTATTTACCAGTGGGTGAAAATGGCTTAGTAGATTTAGAGTTATTGAAGAACACAATTACACCACAAACATCATTGGTAACAATTATGGCAGTTAATAATGAGATTGGTGTAGTTCAACCTATTAAAGAGATTGGTAAAATTTGTAGAGAGAATGGTGTTTTCTTCCACACCGATGCTGCACAAGCAGTTGGTAAGATACCAATAGATGTCAATGATATGAATATTGACCTCCTCTCGATTAGCGGTCACAAAATATACGGTCCAAAGGGTGTGGGTGCATTATTCGTCAGACGTAGACCAAGAGTACGTATCGAGCCAATCACAACTGGTGGTGGTCAAGAACGTGGTATTCGTAGTGGCACTGTCCCATCGACATTGGCAGTTGGTTTGGGTGCCGCATGTGATATAGCATTGAAGGAGATGAATCATGATGCCGCTTGggttaaatatttatatgacCGTCTCTTAAAGGGTATCACTGATAATATTCCAAATGTTAAAGTAAATGGCGATTTAAATGCACGTTACtatggtaatttaaatatctCTTTCTCTTATGTCGAGGGTGAATCCCTTTTAATGGCAATCAAAGATGTCGCATGTTCAAGTGGTAGTGCCTGTACCTCCTCCTCCTTAGAGCCTTCCTACGTACTTCGTTCTTTAGGTGTTGAAGAAGATATGGCTCACTCTTCAATTCGTTTCGGTATTGGTCGTTTCACAACAGAACAAGAAATTGATTACACAATTGAAATCTTAAAAAAGAATGTTCAACGTCTTAGAGATATGTCACCACTTTGGGAAATGGTTCAAGAAggtattgatattaaaacaattgaatggagtcaaatttaa
- the pmmA gene encoding hypothetical protein encodes MSLVPNTICLFDVDGTLTKPRNVITPEMKDFLAGLRTKVELGVVGGSDINKIKEQLGENCINEFHYLFAENGLLSFKDGSLLATQDIKKFLGEENIKKFINFVLHYIADLDIPIKRGTFVEFRNGMINISPIGRNCSQQEREEFEKYDLEHKIRPTMVSILKEKFQSLGLQYSIGGQISFDVFPIGWDKTYCLRHLPEDKYKTIYFFGDKTFVGGNDYEIANDPRITKSFTVTSPTDTKNFLSELFYKQ; translated from the exons atgtctTTAGTTCCAAATACAATTTGCttatttgatgttgatggtaCATTAACAAAACCAAGAAAT GTAATTACACCAGAAATGAAAGATTTTTTAGCAGGATTAAGAACCAAAGTTGAATtaggtgttgttggtggttcAGATATTAATAAGATTAAAGAACAATTAGGTGAAAATTGTATTAATGAATTCCATTATCTATTTGCTGAAAATggtttattatcttttaaagaTGGTTCATTATTAGCAACTcaa gatattaaaaaatttttaggtgaagaaaatattaaaaagtttattaacTTTGTTTTACATTATATCGCTGATCTTGATATTCCAATTAAAAGAGGTACTTTTGTTGAATTTAGAAATGGTATGATTAATATTTCCCCAATTGGTAGAAATTGTTCACAACAAGAACgtgaagaatttgaaaaatatgaCTTG gaACATAAAATTAGACCAACAATggtatcaattttaaaagagaAATTCCAATCATTAGGATTACAATATTCAATTGGTGGTCAAATTAGTTTTGATGTTTTCCCAATTGGTTGGGATAAAACTTATTGTTTACGTCATTTACCAGAGgataaatataaaacaatttaCTTTTTTGGTGATAAAACATTTGTTGGTGGTAATGATTACGAAATTGCAAATGATCCAAGAATTACAAAATCATTCACAGTTACATCACCAACTGATACTAAAAATTTCCTTTctgaattattttataaacaataa
- a CDS encoding hypothetical protein (Succinyl-diaminopimelate desuccinylase), giving the protein MSLNIEKVKEFSNKAWDENILPTLSKYIEIPNQSPLYDAEWATNGYTEEAIQLLEKWILAQGIKGISCEIKRIEGLTPIIFMVVEATKTEKVKTVLLYGHMDKQPPLTDAWDEGLHPYKAVIKNNKLYGRGGADDGYSTFASISAIKALQEQSIPHDRYVIIIEGSEESGSIHLPQYVEKFQAEIQIPSLVVCLDSGCGNYDQLWMTSSLRGVLTGDLTVKVLNEACHSGSASGIVPSSFRILRQVLDRAENQLTGEVDKRLHVEIPQHRLDQIAKCAEILGETIYDEFSWYKNTTPVTKDLTQLMINKTWYPTICITGAEGIPHTSNAGNVMRTHTTVKVSVRLPPSFKAADASTVLKEIFETNPPYGAEVTFKMDKCASGWDSPQTRPELEKALGEASNLFFGKDHVYMGEGGSIPFMKMLHDRFNCQFIVTGLLGPGSNAHGPNEFLDIPFAKKLLSCVIYLLDAHSKFD; this is encoded by the exons atgtcattaaatattgaaaaagttaAAGAATTTAGTAATAAAGCATGggatgaaaatattttaccaacactttcaaaatatattgaaattcCAAATCAATCACCATTATATGATGCAGAATGGGCAACCAATGGTTATACAGAAGAAGcaattcaattattagagAAATGGATCTTAGCACAAGGTATCAAAGGTATTTCAtgtgaaattaaaagaattgaaGGATTAACACCAATTATTTTCATGGTAGTCGAAGCAACCAAAACTGAAAAAGTTAAAACTGTACTTTTATATGGTCACATGGATAAACAACCACCACTCACTGATGCATGGGATGAAGGATTACATCCATACAAAGCAGTCATCAAGAATAACAAACTCTATGGTCGTGGTGGTGCAGATGATGGTTATTCAACATTTGCTTCAATCTCTGCAATCAAAGCATTGCAAGAACAATCAATTCCACATGATCGTTATGTAATTATCATTGAAGGTTCCGAAGAATCTGGTTCAATCCATTTACCACAATATGTTGAGAAGTTCCAAGCTGAAATTCAAATTCCATCATTGGTAGTTTGCTTAGATAGTGGTTGTGGTAACTATGATCAATTATGGATGACCTCATCACTTAGAGGTGTTTTAACTGGTGATTTAACTGTAAAGGTTTTAAATGAAGCATGTCATTCCGGTAGTGCCTCTGGTATCGTTCCATCTTCATTCCGTATTCTTCGTCAAGTTTTAGATCGTGCtgaaaatcaattaactGGTGAAGTCGATAAAAGATTACACGTTGAAATTCCACAACATCGTTTAGATCAAATCGCAAAATGTGCTGAAATTTTAGGCGAAACCATCTATGATGAATTCTCATGGTACAAAAATACCACTCCAGTCACTAAAGATTTAACCCAATTGATGATCAACAAAACTTGGTATCCAACTATTTGCATCACCGGTGCTGAAGGTATTCCACACACTTCAAATGCTGGTAATGTCATGAGAACTCACACCACCGTTAAAGTTAGTGTTCGTTTACCACCATCATTCAAAGCAGCTGATGCATCAACtgtattaaaagaaattttcgAAACTAATCCACCATATGGTGCTGAAGTTACCTTCAAAATGGATAAATGTGCTTCAGGTTGGGATTCACCACAAACTAGACCAGAATTAGAAAAAGCATTAGGAGAAGCTTCAAATCTTTTCTTTGGCAAAGACCACGTATACATGGGTGAAGGTGGTTCCATCCCATTCATGAAAATGTTACATGACCGTTTCAATTGTCAATTTATCGTTACTGGTTTATTAGGTCCAGGTTCAAATGCTCAT gGTCCAAATGAATTCTTAGATATTCCATTTGCCAAGAAATTATTAAGTtgtgttatttatttattagatgCTCATTCCAAgtttgattaa
- a CDS encoding hssA/2C/7E family protein, whose amino-acid sequence MTIFNSISSISNSTRITSSSISTYNYNGSMANVNSTACFDNDFGGWGGLGGFNNGCGGCGGGSNVNVINFDIDIGRRHRRCC is encoded by the exons ATGACAATTTTta attcaatttcatcaatttcaaattcaactaGAATTACATCAAGTTCAATATCAACCTATAACTATAATGGATCAATGGCTAATGTTAATTCAACAGCatgttttgataatgattttggaGGATGGGGCGGTTTAGGTGGTTTCAATAATGGTTGTGgaggttgtggtggtggttcaaATGTAAATGTTATTAACTTTGACATTGATATCGGTCGTCGTCATCGTAGATGTTGTTAA
- a CDS encoding hssA/2C/7E family protein has product MTIFNTISSISNSTRTTSSSIATCNYNGSMANVNSTACFDNDFGEWGGLGGFNNGCGGGSNVNVINLDIDIGRRHHRRCC; this is encoded by the exons atgacaattttta ATACAAtctcatcaatttcaaattcaactaGAACTACATCTAGTTCAATCGCTACCTGTAATTATAATGGATCAATGGCAAATGTTAATTCAACAGCatgttttgataatgattttggaGAATGGGGCGGTTTAGGTGGTTTCAATAATGGTTGTGGTGGGGGTTCAAATGTTAATGTTATTAACCTTGACATTGATATTGGTCGTCGTCATCACCGTAGATGTTGCTAA